From Granulicella sp. WH15, the proteins below share one genomic window:
- a CDS encoding ArdC-like ssDNA-binding domain-containing protein, producing MNTQATTATVTPFTQNLKQQQQKQQTAREVIAANVQALIEQLEQGHSEGLTAYLLAMGKFHNYSFGNIMEIARQRPDATRVAGMYAWNQLGRRVKKGEKGIRILVPMIGIRRKKDAEVEKDIRTQNQPVLVGFRSAYVFDVSQTDGAELPELSERVKGNVGEHRERLIDLVIAQGIELDWKESISPALGVSYGGKIVLFPGQETAEEFSTLVHELAHEMLHKAERRTATTKTVRETEAEAIAFVVGKTIGLDSGRASADYIHLYHGNAALLTESLEVIQKTAAVILSALETTGGERSTGAKTEARNTA from the coding sequence ATGAACACACAAGCCACCACCGCCACCGTCACCCCGTTTACCCAGAACCTTAAACAGCAGCAGCAAAAGCAACAGACCGCGAGAGAGGTAATCGCGGCCAACGTGCAAGCCCTCATAGAGCAGTTGGAGCAGGGACACAGCGAAGGACTCACAGCCTATCTTTTGGCGATGGGGAAATTTCACAACTATAGCTTCGGGAACATTATGGAGATTGCGCGGCAGAGACCGGACGCAACCCGCGTAGCCGGAATGTATGCGTGGAACCAGCTTGGCCGGAGAGTCAAGAAGGGCGAGAAAGGCATTCGCATTCTCGTGCCGATGATTGGGATTCGGCGGAAGAAAGATGCGGAAGTCGAGAAGGACATCCGCACCCAGAACCAGCCGGTACTGGTGGGATTTCGTTCGGCCTACGTCTTCGATGTCAGCCAGACCGACGGCGCAGAACTCCCCGAACTGTCCGAGCGCGTGAAGGGTAATGTCGGAGAACACCGCGAACGTTTGATTGATCTTGTCATTGCTCAGGGGATCGAGCTTGATTGGAAGGAGAGCATTTCCCCCGCGTTGGGTGTCAGCTATGGCGGGAAGATTGTTCTCTTTCCCGGTCAGGAAACCGCCGAGGAGTTTTCGACCCTCGTTCACGAACTCGCGCACGAGATGTTGCACAAGGCGGAACGTCGCACCGCCACCACCAAGACCGTTCGCGAGACTGAAGCCGAAGCAATCGCCTTTGTTGTCGGCAAGACCATCGGCCTCGACAGCGGACGGGCATCCGCCGATTATATCCACCTGTACCACGGCAACGCCGCACTTTTGACCGAGAGCTTGGAAGTGATTCAGAAGACCGCCGCCGTCATTCTTTCTGCTCTGGAAACTACCGGAGGGGAACGCTCGACCGGAGCCAAAACAGAAGCCAGGAACACAGCATAG